In one Scomber japonicus isolate fScoJap1 chromosome 6, fScoJap1.pri, whole genome shotgun sequence genomic region, the following are encoded:
- the LOC128360946 gene encoding tripartite motif-containing protein 16-like — translation MAQRDQLDRETFSCSICLDLLKDPVGLPCGHSYCMKAFTPRPVLKKNTMLAALVEQLKKTGLQAAPADHCYAGPEDVACDVCTGRKLKAFKSCVVCLASYCENHLQSHYESPTFKKHKLVEPSKKLQENICSHHGRVMEIFCRTDQQIICYLCSVDDHKGHDTVSATAERTERQRELEVSRLNIQQRIQDRKKDVKLLQQELEAVSRSADKAVEDSEKIFTQLIRLLQKRSSDVKQQIRSQQETEVSGVKELQEKLQQEITELKRKDAELKQLSHTEDHIQFLHNYPSVSQLSEPTDSSSINIRPLRYFEDVTAAVSELRDKLQDILRDEWTNISPAVTKVDVLLSQPEPEPKTRAEFLKYSCEITLDPNTAQTQLLLSEGNRKVDGTGQQQSYSRHTDRFIDYYQVLSRESLTGRCYWEVEWRERVFVSVTYKNISRAGRKSEFGHNNKSWCLDCSSNRYAFRFNKIETPVSGPGSSRVGVYLDHRAGILSFYSISETMTLLHRVQTTFTQPLYAGLRVYYETTAELCKVK, via the exons atggcgcagagagatcagctggaccgagaaaccttctcttgttcgatctgtctggatctcctgaaggatccggtgggtcttccctgtggacacagctactgtatga aggccttcacaccgaggcctgtcctgaagaaaaacaccatgttagcagctttagtggagcagctgaagaagactggactccaagctgctcctgctgatcactgctatgctggacctgaagatgtggcctgtgatgtctgcactgggaggaagctgaaagccttcaagtcctgtgtggtgtgtctggcctcttactgtgagaatcacctccagtctcactatgaatcacctacatttaaaaaacacaagctggtggagccctccaagaagctccaggagaacatctgctctcatcATGGTAGGGTGATGGAGATATTCTGCCGCACTGATCAGCAgattatctgttatctctgctctgtggatgatCATAAAGGCCATGACACAGTCTCAGCtacagcagaaaggactgagaggcagagagagctcgaggtgagtcgactaaacatccagcagagaatccaggacagaaagaaagatgtgaagctgcttcaacaggagttggaggccgtcagtcgctctgctgataaagcagtggaggacagtgagaagatcttcactcagctgatccgtctcctccagaaaagaagctctgatgtgaagcagcagatcagatcccagcaggaaactgaagtgagtggagtcaaagagcttcaggagaagctgcagcaggagatcactgagctgaagaggaaagacgctgaactgaagcagctctcacacacagaggatcacatccagtttctacacaactacccctcagtgtcacaactcagtgaacctacagactcatccagcatcaatatccgtcctctgagatactttgaggatgtgacagcagctgtgtcagagctcagagataaactacaggacatcctgagggacgaatggacaaacatctcaccaGCAGTGACtaaagtggacgttttactgtcacaaccagaaccagaacctaagaccagagctgagttcttaaaatattcatgtgaaatcactctggatccaaacacagcacaaacacagctgttattatctgaggggaacagaaaagtagatgGGACTGgacaacaacagtcttattctcgtcacacagacagattcattGATTATtatcaggtcctgagtagagagagtctgactggacgttgttactgggaggtggagtggagagaaagagtttttgtATCAGtcacatacaagaatatcagcagagcaggacgtAAATCTGAATTTGGACATAATAACAAATCTTGGTGTTTAGATTGTTCCAGTAACAGGTATGCATTTCGCTTCAACAAGATTgaaactcccgtctcaggtcctggttcctccagagtcggagtgtacctggatcacagagcaggtattctgtccttctacagcatctctgaaaccatgactctcctccacagagtccagaccacattcactcagcctctctatgctggactaaGGGTTTATTATGAaaccacagctgagttgtgtaaagtgaaatag